The genome window CAGGAGATGACTCTCGCATTGGTGCCGAAGATCCTTGCGGTCATATTGGCGCTCGTGGTGTTCGGGCCTTGGATGATGCGTATGCTCGTCGAGTTCACGCGAGAGCTGTTCACGAACCTGCCGAATTACGTGTTGTAGGCATGGCCCGACGTTTGTCCGAGGTTTGTACGAGCTGCAAGCGTTCAAAGACGTCCGTTCAAAGACGTCAAAGAGTCATGAGTCGCGGAGGAGCGAGCTCGTGGGGGTCGTTGATTCCGCCATCACTAGTGTGCAAACGTACCTTCTGGTTCTGGCGCGGATAGGCGGGGTCTTTGGGCTAGCGCCGGTCTTCGGGAGCCACAACGTGCCGCTGCAAGTAAAAGCGGGCTTGTCCGCCGTGCTCGGCCTGGTCGTGACTCCCTTAGTACAGACGCCTCCGTCAGGCTATCCAACGGATATCGTTGCGTACGCCATATGTGTGGGGCGAGAGGTCCTCGTGGGCGCGATCATCGGCTACGTGGCTTCGCTCTTCATGGTGGCGGTTCAACTCGCTGGCCAGCTCGTGGACATCCAGATCGGGTTCGGTCTCGTGAACGTGGTGGACCCCGTGGCGAACAGGCAAGTCACGGTCATGGGCCAGTTTCAGTACCTTCTGGCAATGCTGCTCTTTCTCGTGTTCAACGGCCACCACGCGGTCCTCGCCGGGCTCGTCGAGAGCTACGCGGTCGCGCCCGTGTCGGGCTTCTCCCTCACCGCGAGGCTGGAAGCTGGCGTGGTCAGGATGTTCTGTGACACTCTCGTGGTGGCGTTCAAGATAGCCGCGCCGGTCACGTGTACACTGCTTTTGACCGACGTAGTCATGGCGGTGCTCGCCAGGACGGTGCCGCAGATGAACATCTTCATCGTGGGCCTTCCGCTGAAGATAGGGGTGGGACTCCTCACCGTGGTGGTGGCTTTGCCACTATTCGTCATGGTCCTTAGGGGCGCGTTCAGTGGACTGCAGCGAGATATCCTTGCCCTGTTCGGAGGTGCAAGATAGGCGGTGCCACGTGACGACCGCACAGAGGCCGCGACGCCAAGACGGCGTCAGGAGGCGCGAAGACGAGGCCAGGTGGCGAGAAGCGTCGAGGTAAACTCCGCAGCGATCCTCCTCGCGACGCTCGGAGTGCTCGGCGCGTCTGGAGGGTTCATCTATTCGGGGCTCGGGGCCTTCATGAGGCATCTTTTGGACGACGCCCTGACGCACCCGGATCTCTCGCCCGAAGGCCTGTACGCCCTCGCTATGGACGCCCTCATCGCAGTGGGGAAGGCCGCGGGGCCTGCCATGGCTGCCGGGCTTGTGGCGGGGCTAGCGACGAACCTTGCCCAAGTCGGGTTGGTCGTGTCCCTGGAACCGATCGCCCCAAAGCTCTCGAGGATAGATCCCGCTGCCGGACTGTCCAGGCTCTTTTCGGGGAGGGCCCTCGCGGAACTGATGAAGTCGTGCGCCAAGGTGCTCATAGTAGGGTACTACGGTTACGTGACCCTTCGACAGGACTATCCGGCGCTCGTCGCTACAGGCGTCATGGAACCCGGGCAGATCCTCGCGACCGTGGGGAACCTGGGGTTGCGGCTCGGCTTTCGCGTGGGCATCGCCCTCGCGGTGCTGGCTGCGATGGACTATGCGTATCAAAGGTGGGAGTTCGAGAAGAGCATCAGGATGACCAAGCAAGAAGTGAAGGAGGAGCTCAGGCAAACGGAAGGAGATCCAATGCTCAGGGCGAGGATCCGCGCGCGGCAGCGTCAGATCGCGATGCACAGGATGATGCAGGAGGTCCCAAAGGCGGATGTCGTGGTCACCAACCCGGTGCACCTTGCCGTGGCGCTGAAGTACGACCCAGGCACGATGAAGGCACCGAAGGTCGTGGCCAAGGGAGCGAGGCTGCTTGCCCAGAGGATAAGGGATCTCGCGGCGGCGAACGGCGTTCCGATCGTCGAGAACAAGCCTCTGGCCCAAGCCCTGTACAAGGCGGTGGAAATAGGTCGCGAGATCCCGGCGCACTTGTACAAGGCGGTCGCGGAGATCCTCGCGTACGTATACTACCTCGACAAGAGGGCAGGGCGCACCGGCCGGTGGAGGTGACGTGGCTAAATGGCGGTAGGACGAGTTCAGGGCGTGACAATGGACAGGCTGTCGAGGCACAGCGATGTGTTGGTGGCCGTGGCGGTGGTCGTCATCCTCGTGATGATGATAGTGCCCGTGCCCACGTTCATCCTCGACGTGCTCCTGACCTTCAACATCACGCTCTCTCTCGTGGTGCTCCTGCTGACCATGTACACCCGCGACGCCTTGGAGTTCTCGTCGTTTCCTTCACTGCTCCTGGTGGCCACGTTGTTCCGGCTTGCCCTCAACGTATCGTCGACGCGGTTGATTCTGTTGCACGGCTATGCGGGCAGGGTCATCGAGGCGTTCGGCAACTTCGTCGTAGGCGGCAATTACGTGGTGGGCATGGTAGTCTTCATCATCCTGGTGGTCATCCAGTTCGTGGTGATCACGAACGGCGCGGGCCGCGTGGCCGAGGTGGCGGCGAGGTTCACTCTCGACGCGATGCCGGGCAAGCAGATGTCCATCGACGCCGACCTCAACGCCGGCCTCATCGACGAGCAGACTGCCAGGGCCAGAAGGCGGGCGATAGAGCTCGAGGCGGACTTCTACGGCGCCATGGACGGCGCCAGCAAGTTCGTGCGCGGCGATGCCGTAGCCGGCATCATCATCACCCTTGTGAACATCTTGGGCGGCGTGGTCATCGGCATGATTCAGCTGCGGATGCCGGCCATGCAGGCTCTTCAGACGTTCGCGCTCCTGACGGTGGGGGACGGTCTGGTATCGCAGATACCCGCCCTTCTGATCTCCACTGCGACGGGCATCATCGTCACCCGGGCCGCAGCGCAGTCGAATTTCGGCCAGGAGGTCACGACACAGCTGCTCGCCCAACCCAGAGCGGTGGCCGTTGCCGCGGGAATGCTCGTGCTCTTCGGCATGGTGCCGGGCCTCCCGAAAGCGCCCTTTTTCTTGCTAGCGGCTGCGGCAGGCGCGCTTTCGTACGCCATGGCCGGCGCGGAGCGGGCCAGGGCGAAGGGCGAGGAAGAGGCCGAGAAAGCGCCGCCAGCGCCAAAGCAGCCCGAGAACGTAATGTCTCTCCTGGCGGTGGATCCCCTCGAGCTCGAGATAGGGTACGGCCTCGTTTCCCTTGCCGACGAGAACCAGGGTGGAAACCTGCTGGAACGGGTTACCATGGTGAGGCGCCAGGTCGCAGTGGATCTAGGGCTCGTGCTCCCTCACATCCGGATCAGAGACAACATACAGCTCCGGCCGTCCGGGTACGCCATCAAGATCCGCGGCGTCGAAGTCGCGCGGGGAGAGGTCATGTTGGGGTACTGTCTCGCGATGAACCCCGGCATCGTCGTGGAACCCGTCCCCGGCATCGAGACCATCGAGCCCGCGTTCGGGCTCTCCGCTCTCTGGGTGCCTGAACAGGACCGGGAGAGGGCGGAGATGGCAGGCTACACCGTGGTCGATCCAACGTCAGTGATAGTGACGCACCTCACCGAGGTCATCCGCCGTCATGCGGCGGAGATACTTAGCAGGCAGGACACGGCGAACTTGATCGAAAACGTGAGAAAGACGGAGCCTGCCGTTGTGGAGGAGCTCATCCCCGGTCTGATGACGGTGGGGGAGGTCCAGAAGGTGCTGCAGAACCTCCTGAGGGAGGGGGTGCCGATCCGAAACGTGGCGACGATTCTCGAGGCCCTTGGCGACCACGCGCGGGAGACGCGGGACACGGAAGTCCTCACCGAATACGCCAGAGCGGCCCTCGCCCGCATGATATGCAGGCAGTATCGCAACGTCGACGGAGAGCTCGTGGTGGCGACGATCGACCCGGAAATCGAGGAGGAGATAACGAGGTCCGTCGAAAGTCGCGGCGCGGTCGAGTCACCTGCGCTCGAACCAAGGCTGGTGCATGCTGTGGTGCGCGCAGTGTCCCGAGCGGTGGAGAGAATGGCACAGGAAGGTTACCAGCCAATCCTGATCACGAAACCTGGTGTGCGGCCGTATCTAAGGAGAATGGTGGAAAGGGTGCTGCCGGACGTCGTCGTTCTATCGTACAACGAGATCACCAGGGACCAAAAGGTTAGGTCTGTCGGGACGGTGAGCCTGAATGAGAATTAAGAGATACGTTGCCCGCACGATACAGGAAGCCCTCGACACCGTGCGCGAGGACCTCGGACCCGACGCCGTGATACTCCATACGCGCAAGGCTCGCAGAGGGAAGATCGCGGGATTGCTTGGAGGAGAGAGGTTCGAGGTCATTGCCGCGCTGGACGTGAACGTTCCCGAGGCAGGCCGGTCGGCCGGTATGGGACGCACGACCATCGGGACCAGGGGAGTCGTCGGCACGCACGCGGGCGCAACGCCGGCGAGCGGGCAGACACCAGAGGGAAGCCCGTCGAGCGGAAGGGTCGTGGCTGGTCGCACTGTCGGCAGTGCCAACAAGAGGAACTCGGCACGCTCGGATGGAGGCGCCGTCCGGCGAGCCAGCCCGCGTGAAGTCACGGAGCGCGAGGGAAACGACTTCCCCGAGTGGCCCCGGCCGGTGGCGACGGCGGCCGCCGGGCGCGCCTATGAGAGCACCCCTGCGGCGCGGCTCGTGGAAATCCACGAACGTCTTC of Bacillota bacterium contains these proteins:
- the flhB gene encoding flagellar biosynthesis protein FlhB, yielding MPRDDRTEAATPRRRQEARRRGQVARSVEVNSAAILLATLGVLGASGGFIYSGLGAFMRHLLDDALTHPDLSPEGLYALAMDALIAVGKAAGPAMAAGLVAGLATNLAQVGLVVSLEPIAPKLSRIDPAAGLSRLFSGRALAELMKSCAKVLIVGYYGYVTLRQDYPALVATGVMEPGQILATVGNLGLRLGFRVGIALAVLAAMDYAYQRWEFEKSIRMTKQEVKEELRQTEGDPMLRARIRARQRQIAMHRMMQEVPKADVVVTNPVHLAVALKYDPGTMKAPKVVAKGARLLAQRIRDLAAANGVPIVENKPLAQALYKAVEIGREIPAHLYKAVAEILAYVYYLDKRAGRTGRWR
- the flhA gene encoding flagellar biosynthesis protein FlhA, producing the protein MAVGRVQGVTMDRLSRHSDVLVAVAVVVILVMMIVPVPTFILDVLLTFNITLSLVVLLLTMYTRDALEFSSFPSLLLVATLFRLALNVSSTRLILLHGYAGRVIEAFGNFVVGGNYVVGMVVFIILVVIQFVVITNGAGRVAEVAARFTLDAMPGKQMSIDADLNAGLIDEQTARARRRAIELEADFYGAMDGASKFVRGDAVAGIIITLVNILGGVVIGMIQLRMPAMQALQTFALLTVGDGLVSQIPALLISTATGIIVTRAAAQSNFGQEVTTQLLAQPRAVAVAAGMLVLFGMVPGLPKAPFFLLAAAAGALSYAMAGAERARAKGEEEAEKAPPAPKQPENVMSLLAVDPLELEIGYGLVSLADENQGGNLLERVTMVRRQVAVDLGLVLPHIRIRDNIQLRPSGYAIKIRGVEVARGEVMLGYCLAMNPGIVVEPVPGIETIEPAFGLSALWVPEQDRERAEMAGYTVVDPTSVIVTHLTEVIRRHAAEILSRQDTANLIENVRKTEPAVVEELIPGLMTVGEVQKVLQNLLREGVPIRNVATILEALGDHARETRDTEVLTEYARAALARMICRQYRNVDGELVVATIDPEIEEEITRSVESRGAVESPALEPRLVHAVVRAVSRAVERMAQEGYQPILITKPGVRPYLRRMVERVLPDVVVLSYNEITRDQKVRSVGTVSLNEN
- the fliQ gene encoding flagellar biosynthesis protein FliQ, which gives rise to MTEEVIAGIGQRAIFVTLEVAAPVLLFALVAGLLVSIFQAVTQIQEMTLALVPKILAVILALVVFGPWMMRMLVEFTRELFTNLPNYVL
- the fliR gene encoding flagellar biosynthetic protein FliR, producing the protein MGVVDSAITSVQTYLLVLARIGGVFGLAPVFGSHNVPLQVKAGLSAVLGLVVTPLVQTPPSGYPTDIVAYAICVGREVLVGAIIGYVASLFMVAVQLAGQLVDIQIGFGLVNVVDPVANRQVTVMGQFQYLLAMLLFLVFNGHHAVLAGLVESYAVAPVSGFSLTARLEAGVVRMFCDTLVVAFKIAAPVTCTLLLTDVVMAVLARTVPQMNIFIVGLPLKIGVGLLTVVVALPLFVMVLRGAFSGLQRDILALFGGAR